ATAAACAAGCCCATATTTGTGTCCACTCACATTTATGCTCTTCACCAATGCCAGCCTGAAATCCCATTCCAGCTCTGGATATAGGAATGGAGCAACGAAACCACCACTTGCAGCATCCACATGAATAGGAGTATCCCATCTGTCATCTCACAACCTTACCAATTTAGTAACACTTTAATTCATGACTatagctaattaattgcataatATTACTCACCCAGTTTGCTTATTCTTTTGTAGCAGCAAGTCATTCAAGAGTTTCACGTCTTCNAACTCCCCATTGTATGTTGAACCCAATATTGNAGCCACACANATAGTGTTTTCGTCAACCAGCTCGACTGCTTTGGCAGGATCCATAACGTAGTATCCTTCTCTCACCTCCACTTCCCTCAACTCCACCTCAAAGTACCTTGCAAATTTCTCCCAACATACTTGTACATTGGAGCCAGTCACCAAATTAGGCTTATCATAAGGCTTGCCTTCTGCCTTACGCTTGTTCTGCCACTTCTTCTTGAATGCAAGTCCTGCCAGCATTATTGCTTCTGATGAGCCAACAGTTCCTGCTCCAATCGCATTCTCATCTTCTCCAATTTCAGCGTGGAACAAACGTGCTATCATGTTCACACACCGATTCTGTTTTCAAAAGATaacaagagagaaagaaaaaaattatcgaCGGTGGtcattaaaaaccaaaaaattgtATGATGTCTATCTATTATTCGAACATACGTGAAGATCAGTGGTGATAGGATATTCGTCCATGTCAACATAGTTCTTGTTGATGGATTCCATGATGAGTTTGTTGCACTCTTCCTCCATGGAAGTGGTGACAAAGGAAGCCAAGTTAAGCTTTGGAATGGCATCAAGTTGCAACTCATCGTGAATGTTCTGGTAGGCAGCCTCCTTTGGCATGGAGTCCTCAGGCATACTGAACCTACATCACCAAAAACAAGTTCATTAATTACCTCCCCACAGAGATTATCATGATCAAATAGTATAATCAAGTGAAAGATAAGAATGAAGACATTAAAAGGAAGatccatgataaaaaaaataaaataaaggggaACTGTATATTATACCTAGGAAGAGAGTCTCTTGCATAGCGAGAAGCAAAGTTGGAATGGAGAAAGAGGTCAGACTCAGAAGGAGGTCTTGGAAAAACCATGGTGAAGTGTTTGATAATAATATGAGATTTGTTTGGTATTGTTGAGAGGAAAGTTGTGGTATATTTATAGGTGGTAAGAAGGTGAGAATGGTTATCATTGGTTTGCGAATTTACTTTTCCTGGCATTAATTAACAACGTACAACACAAGGCAGTGGACTTTGAAACTGCCTTGAGAACTTGAATATTTTCTgaagaatttaattttgtagaaaaagGAGATAGCGAAAGAAAAGTGATTATTTACGCGTTCTTACTACCATATTGCATGGTCATGTACGTGTTCGTGAACTAACTTTTTTTGCCGTCATGAGAAGCCCTTGTGGGACTGGCGTCGTCCCAATAGAAACTCATATCACACCAAGCTAGCTAGCTAACGCATTAATTACTGGAAATTAGTATTGATTAGGATTCAGTTTGTGTACATTATTTAACAGATTTATTTGAagataaagtaattaaattaactcaaataaatttattaatttttcgcaagttaaaattatttatgtattttatattttaaaagccattacttgatttttttttcttgaaagaaaacaattttagcTATTTTATTTTCGTACACTCCGGtcatatttaacttaaaaaacaaatactCATTAACTCGCCAGATTTACTTATAGAACCaatgtttaactttttaatttagtgttgcttTATTGGTAACCCACATTGACAACCATGTCAAAAGAAGTGGCTCAATCAATAAATTCATTTCTTGGGTCTTGATATCCATAAACTTGTTATTGGTCATAGCAAGTCGTCTACtttctctaaaaataaaaagtataaagtcattcatttaaattatcttaaattatactttttaagcgaagtttgaaatttaagtcttatagatatatataaaaaaatataatcggaaagagaaattttattaagagtagttcacacacatatatagtttaaatacaagttaattttaattttgataagtttgaattaatcttaaattttacgTTATAGTTAAACAAAATCAACTCAGTTTGTTTGTcattaatttctataaaattaattttaaactatgaAGTACgacttaaatatttaattaaattaaattaagacatAATTTTCTTACCGAAACTTGAGTCGAGTATGCCACAacgaataaaaatttgagcatTAAGAAGAAAAGTGTAGTTACTCGTATGTTGAATTTTTGGATAGTTTGAATAAACAagtataaatttgaatttgtagaTTTTAATTTAAGCACGTAGCCCCTTAACTAAGAAATATTCAGCAGGAGGCAAAAAACCTCGCATTCTGACTTTTTGATAATATGAGCATGAATAATTCATCAAATATGGTTAACGACTTAACAtatccatcaacaacattaTGCTATCGAAGATTTgtcataaacatttttttcattgaaaaacGTTTTTTCATGTTAGGAATTGTTTTGGGTTATTGCATTGAAAAACCAAAGTGGTAGACGGTTTTGTGAGGATTGGATGGTTGACAGAGATCGGATGGACCAGTGAAGACTAGATGGTTATCTGTTAAAAGTCGAAAGATTACCTATCTTGGGGTCGGACAGTTACCTGTCTTGGGGTCGGATGGTTACCTGTTTCTTTGCACTCCAAGTTGTTCGTTCTCCCTCTCCGTTCTCCAAGCCGGACAGGCCGGTACCTGTCAAaagcactctgacgctcaagttagtaaAATGACCGAATGACTATTGTAAAAAGTAGAGCATGTATTATGCAACCTGAACTAGAAATCATACCTCGAGGATGTTTATTTATACTGATTGTATTGGGCTTTTACCTTTCGTGGGCCTGATCACGGTCCAATCACACCTTAACCTCCATTAGGGgctttaatgaattattatcGTTTATAATCTATCCATGTGGTCGGCCTGGTGGTTGGTCAACCTAGATGATCAGCCTAGTGGTTAGTCGGCCTGGATGATTGGCCTGATGGTTGGTCATCCTGAATGATCGGCCTAGTGGTTGGTCGTCCTGAAAGGTTGGCCTGATGGTTGGTCGACTTGGATGATCGGCCTAGTGGTTGGTCGGCCTGATGGGTGGTCGACCTGGATGATCAGCCTAGTGGTTGGTCGGCCAAAAAGGTCGGCTAGGATGATCAGCCTTATGGTTGGTCAGCCTGGATGATCGGCCTGGTGGTGCCTAGGAGACCATACGGTACACGAGCCCCCCAAGCCCGAGCATGATGTTTTTTATGTGAAGGGGTTATGCAATCATTAAATTTCAGTGAGGTCAATGGGTGATCTTACGACGAAGTTCCACGCTCGCTGACCTTCGGTGAGGCCGACTGGGATTCCTTTGTTGACGATCCACGGTCGCCAACCTTTAGAGAGGCTGGCCGAAATTCTTTTGTTGAAGGTCCAACGACCTTCGGAAAGGCCAGCCAAGATTCTTTTGTTGAAGATCCATGGTCGCCGACCTTCAGAAAGGCTGGCCGAGATTCTTTTGTTGAAAATTCACGGCTGTCGACCTTCAGAAAGGCCGACCAAGATTCCTTTTATTGAAAATCCACTGTCGTCGACCTTCAGAAAGGCCGACCGGGATTACTTTGTTGAAGGTCCACGGTCGCCGACTTTCGAAAAGGCTGGCCGGGATTCCATTGTTGAAGATCCACAGTCGCCGACCTTCGGAAAGACCGGTCGGGATTCCTTTGGGTCCAAGATATGGTCGACGGTCTGAGGTCAAACACTGAaggccaaatttggctaagtacatAAGGCCGAATGGCTGAGCAATTGGAGCCGAAGGGCCAAACACTGAaggccaaatttggctaagtacatGAGGCCGAAAGACTGAGTAGTTGAGGCCGAATGGCTGAGCAATTGGGACCGAAGGGCCGAACACttgatgccaaatttggctaagtacctgtgaggccgaatgaccgAGCGGTTGAGGCCAAAAGGCCGAATATCTGTTgtcaaatttggctaagtacctaaGAGGTCGAACGACTGAAAGGCCAAATACCTgttgccaaatttggctaagtacctaaTGCTGAATGGCAGAGCGTTTGAGGACGAAGCGCCAAATACCAgttgccaaatttggctaagtacttGAGGTTGAATGGCCGAGCGGTTGAGGCCAAAGGGCCGAATACCTgttgccaaatttggctaagtacctgtgaggccgaatgactgagcagttgaggccgaatgGTAGAGCAATTGGGGCCAAAGGGCCAGACACTTGATGCCAAATTTAGCTAAGTACCTAAGACCGAACGACCGAGCGGTTGAGGCCGAAGGGCCAAATACCTATTCCGAAATTTGGCTTAGTACTTGAGAGGTCGAATGGTtgagcagttgaggccgaatggcTGAGCAATTGGGGCCGAAGGGCCGAACATTGAAGGCCAAATTTGGGAAAGTAcatgaggccgaatggccgagcggttgaggccgaagggccgAATACCTGTTGCAAAATTCGGCTATGTACCTGAGAGGCCGAATGACTGAGCAGTTGAGGCCAAATGGCTGAGCAATTGGGGTTGAAGGGCCGAACACTGAAGGCCAAATTTGGAAAAGTACATAAGGCTGAATGATTGAGAAATtaaggccgaatggccgagcaATTGGGGCCGAAAGGCCGAACTCTGGATGctaaatttggctaagtacttGTGAGGCTGAATGATTGAGCAGTTGAAGCCGAACGACCCAGCAATTGGGGCCGAAGGGCCAAACACTTGATGCCAAATTAGGCTAAGTACATGAGGTCGAATGGTCAAGCGgttgaggccgaagggccgAATACCTGTtaccaaatttggctaagtacctaaGAGGCCGAATGACCGAGCACTTGAGGCCAAATAGCAAAGCAATTGAGGCCGAAAGGCTGAATACTTGTTGCCAAATTCAACTAAGTACCTGAGGCAGAATGACCTAGCAGTTGAGGCAAAATGGCCAAGCAATTGAGGTCGAATGGCCGAATACTTgttgccaaatttggctaagtacttAAGGCCGAATGGTCGAGCGGTTGAGGCCGAATGACTGAGCAATTGAGGCCGAAGGGTCGAATACCTattgccaaatttggctaagacCTGAGGCCGAATGACCAATCAGTTGAGGCTGAAGGACCAAATAGATGAGGTCGAATGATTGAGATCGAAAGGTTGTGTTGACGTCCTTTGGAAGCATCACTCACTAGTTCCTTGTGTCTACAATGGGGAAGACTagctcggccccacggtgggcgccaaaatgttttggGTTATTGTGTTGAACTAAAGTGGTGGACGGTTTTATGAAGACTGGATGGTTGACGGAGACCGAATGGGCTGGTGAAGACTAGATGGTTACCTATTGAAGGCCGAACGATTACCTACCTTGGGGCCGGACGATTACCTGTTTCTTCGCACTCCAAGTTGTTCGTTCTCCCTCCCCGTTCTCCAAGCCGGACGGGCCGATACTTGTcaaaggcactccgatgctCAAGTCAGTAAAATGACCGAATGGCTATTGTAGCAAGTAAAGCATGTATTATGCAACCTGGACCAGAAATCATACATGGGATGTTTATCTATACTGGTTGTATTGGGCTTTTACCTTTTGTGGACCTGATGATGGTCCAATCACACCTTAACCTCCATTAGGGGCTTTAATGAActattatcatttataatttatccATGTGGTCGGCTTGGTGGTTGGTTGACTTGGATGATCGGTCTAGTGGTTGGTCAGCCTGAAGGTTGATCGACCTGGATGATTGGCCTAATGGTTGGTTAGCATGGAAGGTTGGCGTGGAAGGTTGGCCTGGATGATCGGCCTGATGGTTGGTCAAATTGGGTGATCGGCCTAGTGGTTGGTCGACCTTGAAGGTTGGCCTAAATGTCGGCCTGATGGTTGGTCGACCAGGATGATCGACCTAGTGGTTGGTCGGCCTGGAAGGTTGGCCTGGATGATCGTCCTTATGGTTGGTCAGCCTGGATGATTGGCCTGATGGTGCCTTGGAGACCGTACGGTACAGGAATGAACAAAGTTTTAGAATGTTTGTTCTAGAAATGTAATCATTTGGCGAAGTCCTTGGTCAGATAACTTGtatggatttttttaatatatatatatatatataatagtcttACTAATAAATACAGACAAAGATTGATATTACATTTGAAGAAGCTTAACCAATTTgagtgaaaattaaattttttaatttttaatattgtgacaagttgaaattaaaaattaaaagaatttaaaaaggaaattgtAGTGTAGGGGATTGGTTGGACCGGCCGGATCGGCTAGAATCAAGATGTGGGTGGATCGGTGGAACTGACGGGTGCGTTTTGGATCAAGATGAGGGTAGTGTTGAAGGGCATTTATTGGTTTTGATGGAAAAGTAACAGAAGATACGACGCTTTACGGTAATTAATAACGTTAATTATGAGCGTAAGGTTTATAAATAGGAGGTCAATGGTCAGGTATATTATCTTTTTCCACAATTATACTTACTTAATCTCCTAGTGACCTAACTAACTTAAGTGTCAGAGTGTTTTCTTTGTAGGGCACCATCGTTCGGTATCTAGGGGATTACTCAGGCAAACGAGTTGATTTACCGGGTGACAAAAGAAGACAAGGACCATTCGATTTCGGACCCTACAtactgaaacagaaatgaagaaCTTGAGTTTGAAGCaccattatcaaaataaatattttttttaagagagcggatatgaatttaattaatcaaataagtGGAATTTTAGcgagtaattttattttgaattaaccATTCAGATCAATTAGGATTAGATGATCGaagtttttctatttcatttaaCGTTTACGTAATAAAACCTTTTAAGTGCTTAATCACTCTTGTCAATTTGTTCGAGAGATACATATGTGatgcaaattttttatttgctaatttataattagttagttttgttttcttctttaaaatttaggtacaatttcaaaattatcatcTTCTCCACTTTCTCCACAAGTGACATTGTACAATGTTGAAGTTGAAATATTGATAAAAGAAggagaataaaaggaaaagagaaaatataataagGAAAGCATCACGTATTCCTCCATACCATGGATGCAAACGCATGATGAAAAAATTGAGACTTCAAGAAAGGAGATATGACTCCTTAGGCTACAAAGTACAAAAGTCTAGAGAATTGTCGATCGTAACCTTTTGCAAATGGAAAGCTAAAATCTTCTTGTATTTCGTGAAATGTCATGGATGACCATAAGAAAGAAACTTTTCGATGTCTAGTATACatgattgtttttaaaaatttcaatgaaGTATAATTGATGTTTATTTCACATGGGACACACAAAATGACTTTTCATATTATAACCACTCAAATTATCATTTGgaatataatttcttattcaaaataaaGTTTCACGAAAATTTCTTAACAACATGTATTGAACACattgaaacttattttatttttcataacatTTTCACATCATTAATCACGAGTTTTAAGAATACatcaatatcattttctaatttCCGAGGTTCTTAAATCATCATAAACAACATGATATATCTTTTCTTCAAGAACAACAAAGGAGAAAAAGtacaaattatcaataaaacTGGTCATGAACTATATTTACTAATTAAGTACCCATAATGATTCATATCATCTATAGGAAGTCCACTTCTTATGTTTCTCGACTCTGCACCAAATTATAGAAAAGCTTCAACAATCTTCTTCCGTTACGGAGAATCAACTGGGTATTGAAGAAGATTGTCACACTTTCTTCCATCTACTTGCCATGCTAGATTCTTTGTATCTTCTTtaatgagaaacaactttttgaACCTAGGTATTGTGGCAAGTACCACAACACCTTAGTAGGGCCACCATATATTTCTTTATCAACtataaactttctttttaaattgtgaTAACTCACATGTTGAATACACCTTTAGTGAAACAAACATGTCCGTGTATAGTACACAATCATTAGAGCATGCATGTttctttttgtactttaaaCTCATGGAACATAGAATTTTCTTCACTTTGTAGTTACAATTAGGtaacatgttattttataaaagcaCCTCCTTCAACAACTCCAACAATTCGATGAAACTTCTATTATTCTATCCACTTTTTGCTTTTAAACTACATAATGTCATAGTTGTTGAGAATCATGTAAAGTTAGTGCATCCCAGATACAATTGTTGCTTTGgatcaaactttaaaatatcaTACAAATGAGCtcttcccaatttttttttcaccaacATCACATATCATGTCTCTTAAACGATCACTTATTAATTCTTCAacatattttgttgttcttgacATAGTAGACGTGTCTTATATTTCTCCATGCTAAGTCCAAATGTATAAGTCTTGACTATATCAAAGAAGAATATGTGGTCACACGTTTCCCCTAGATGctaatgtatttaatttagACAATGAACACAAGGACCATAATATGTTTGGTTTAGAGGTTTTGCGTTTCCTTAAGCATATTACAACAACTTAAGAACTTCTTTTTCATAGTCTTCACTAACGTAACAAACATTCATCCAACATCGATTCATAGCTATGTTCGTAATAAAGTTCATCATTCTCAAAGTTGTAATTTTCACATGGTAAGCCCCTACTCATTCAAGAAAACATGTTCCATAATTTGCTAACACTTGCACgaaaaaatatatcatcataaAATGGTCATATATGAACACAATCAAGTACGCATTTGGAGAACAATACAAAAAtggttcaaatgaaaattttatcaaatttatgcataGGCTTGtaacctttattaaaaaaactttaaaaataattttttcaaactgtCTAATCACATTCCatatttaatacaaatgattaatttttaaacatttacactaaatctcaaacaaaaattaaggtTTTCTCAGTGTAtacattcaaatttaaaattaaaaaacctaataaatcttaatataaactaataaattattttcactatactttctatcaatttttaaaatgtaaacattaaaatgtatattaataaactaattataagacacttaacaataaaaaatattgagtaATGCATATGTCAATACCTAATATTGTctgaataaacaaatttattttgaaaaataaaaaatataaacaacataaaaaataaaaaaaaaatatctttaattaatggTAGGTAGAAAagacataaaatcaaataaattttttaaaaattttcaaactttagtTATAGcataaaaaggaataaaaaaagtaataataaaataaaattctaatttggttttaatccttttcaTGAGCCCAGCTGTCCAAGGATTGTATACATATCCTTACTCCCACTCTTTACTTTTTACCCCTCATAAGACATGTCATgagagaatatttaaaaatcacttatttttatttttacaagaGTATTAGAGGCAACGTTTATGATAATAATTAGAGTTAATGTCTTAATATTATCCTCTGATTTTTTGAATCaggtttttttagttagataaAGATATGATTCTAACTGCTAAAGACAATATATATGGTAATAAATagaaggtttaatacctattttggtccctcttttcggggagtttgttcaaaatggtcctgtcttttttcaaaagttcactaaagtcctactttttgcaaaaactgtgcaagttagtcctttttgtgCTGGCACtgttatgtgtttaaaaaaattattaattatgacgtggaaattaataaaattagggttaaattaaaacttgaaaTTGAGGTAATTAAGTAAAGTGATCAGAAGCAATTTGGGTAAAATTTCCGATTGCGATTTGGATTTTCGTGGTGGATTTAGggttcatcaaacaccttcaatCCAGTAATTTCTGATTGCGATAATTTTTTCACTTCAACTCATCTTTGTTCTTTTCCTTTCCTCTGTAAAATTCAGTTTCTCTCTCTACAGAAAAAGTGGCAATTTCTCCTTGGAATCCTAACTCTAAATCTAAATCTAGCTGAAGGAGATATGATCTGAAGAGGTGACTAAGCAAGAAGAGGAGGAATCGAAGGATTCAAAGGTGGGTTGCAACCAATCGAAGATCGAGAACGAGGAAGCGGTGGCGCGATGCAAAGAGCGCAAGCGCTTCATGAAGTACGTCGTTTCCTCCCGCAACGCCTTCGCCGCTACCCACTCTTCTTATGCCACCTGCCTCAAAAACACCGGTGCCGCCCTCGGCGACTTCGCCCGGGGGAGGTTCAAAACCCTCAATCGCCTATGGGGAAGGGCGTGAAGCTGAAGCAGACGCCGAGTTCTATGGAGGGAAAGAGGATTGTGAAACATTCCGTGAATCTACAGCAGATATTTGCTGATCTTGATGATAATTTTCTCAAGGCTTATGAAGCTACTCATGATGTTTCAAATTACCCCAAATTACTCCAATTTCAATTCTTAATataaccctaattttattaatttccacatcataattaataaatttttttaaacacataacaGTGCCATCACAATCAAAACGTTAcacatcatcaaatatttgccaactggacagctctgccgttagtaGAAtcaacgccgttagcaaaaaggactaacttgcataatttttgcaaaaagtaggactttagtgaacttttgaaaaaagggaggaccactttgaacaaaccccccgaaaagagggaccaaaataggtattaaacctaaatagaATCAGTATCTTGGATATTATCTCATGATTTGATTGTTGCAATATACTTCCGTAGAAAATAATTCCTTCCTTATATTGTTCATTTATAATTAAGACTAAGATTACAATTGCATTACAATATATGTATATCAATACACAATCCATGAAAATAAAGGGACGACAAAAAAATACATAGAGAGACATAAAGAGGAGAGGAAGATACAAATAAAGGAACAATTTTTTGAGTAAAAAGGGTTTTGCTATCAAGAATAATTGGGAAGGAGGAAGTCATTGGAGCACCAAAAGTGTTGAAGGGGTAACACCATTAAAGGAGAGTTATAAGAGGTAAGTACTACGCTTTGAAATATTGTGTTAGCATATTTTAGCCATGTGTGAGTGCGTATTTTGTTTGTACAATGGTTTCCATTCTTGAAAATTAGTTTTGTTACATTATCATTTTACTTCATAGTACATTTCTctatatatttcctttttttcaatACACCCTGACATTGCAATTATCCCAAACAAAATCATTGATCACTCTCCTTCAACCACTACTCTCCCTTGCCAATCCCCACCTTCAACATACCCAAAGCCAATACGCAAAAAGATTCATCATGTTCCACTAATCAACACTAATTATTTTCCATTCTCATTGCATTCAACCTTCGGCTACTCCCTTTTGGGTTTTTACCCTCATCATCTAACACCTATCCtctcttcttcatttattttcatcCCAAGATCCATAAACAAATACATTATTCCACCAATTGTCAATCCTCACGCACATATTACTCATAACAAAAGCATCTACATTGGTTAGGCCATTCAGTTTTTTCAACCTATTCCAACCAATTGGTCACG
The Vigna radiata var. radiata cultivar VC1973A unplaced genomic scaffold, Vradiata_ver6 scaffold_389, whole genome shotgun sequence genome window above contains:
- the LOC106780014 gene encoding glutamate decarboxylase 1-like, with the translated sequence MVFPRPPSESDLFLHSNFASRYARDSLPRFSMPEDSMPKEAAYQNIHDELQLDAIPKLNLASFVTTSMEEECNKLIMESINKNYVDMDEYPITTDLHNRCVNMIARLFHAEIGEDENAIGAGTVGSSEAIMLAGLAFKKKWQNKRKAEGKPYDKPNLVTGSNVQVCWEKFARYFEVELREVEVREGYYVMDPAKAVELVDENTXCVAXILGSTYNGEXEDVKLLNDLLLQKNKQTGWDTPIHVDAASGGFVAPFLYPELEWDFRLALVKSINVSGHKYGLVYAGIGWVIWRTKDDLPEDLVFHINYLGADQPTFTLNFSKGSSQIIAQYYQLIRLGQEGYLSIMENCRENAMVLKGDLEKSGRFNILSKDNGVPVVAFSLKDRSQYDEYKISEMLRRHGWIVPAYPMPPAAQHINVLRVVIRAEFSRTLAERLAFDIHNVLHELEKLPPPTMINNTEEVNKALVDNGVKKNSMDTQKEIIPQESNKRQKIMAA